A part of Streptomyces sp. NBC_01497 genomic DNA contains:
- a CDS encoding glycosyltransferase family 87 protein, whose amino-acid sequence MAGVYGHTARGTGGAIALWVLTRAVLLLLVFKVAWFPHLPGPDVTSDVSGIYHGWFEVLRTGTYPMSDVTWQYPPAAAFAILSPALLPFLGYASAFYVLACVCDAAGFALLLRAGARPGRSMRGAWVWMAGVALLGPTAYARYDVMVTAVAVAALLAGIGGPRGGGRRRAGGWSGRPGLMGALTGLGALLKVWPVLLLLGTPRGRWTRVSWLWAVLTGAAVVLVCALYGPGGFAFLTFQRARGTEVESLGSLVFHIARHYGWQGQVLLNYGSVEFVGPYVSLVSDIAMGLTALGLCWLLWWRVRARVFTAATLCDAAFVAVLVFTTTSRVISPQYMLWLVGLAAVCMVVRESVMALPAAFVLLATAVTLLEFPGGFGHVVGSDVQGITLIVLRNGLLVAATLTGARLLWKGTVSGTPTGGVAAAVDREPVSPDASSDTPATAG is encoded by the coding sequence ATGGCGGGCGTGTACGGCCACACGGCACGGGGCACGGGCGGCGCGATCGCCCTCTGGGTGCTCACCAGAGCGGTGCTCCTCCTGCTGGTGTTCAAGGTGGCCTGGTTCCCGCACCTGCCGGGGCCCGACGTGACGAGTGACGTCTCCGGGATCTACCACGGCTGGTTCGAGGTCCTGCGCACCGGCACGTACCCGATGTCCGACGTGACCTGGCAGTACCCGCCCGCCGCCGCCTTCGCCATCCTCTCCCCCGCCCTGTTGCCGTTCCTCGGCTACGCCTCGGCCTTCTACGTGCTGGCCTGCGTGTGCGACGCGGCCGGCTTCGCGTTGCTGCTGCGCGCGGGCGCGCGCCCTGGCCGCTCGATGCGGGGCGCCTGGGTGTGGATGGCGGGGGTCGCGCTGCTCGGCCCGACCGCGTACGCCCGGTACGACGTGATGGTGACCGCCGTCGCGGTGGCCGCGCTGCTCGCGGGGATCGGCGGTCCCCGCGGGGGCGGCCGGCGGCGCGCGGGCGGCTGGAGCGGCAGACCGGGCCTGATGGGCGCGCTGACCGGGCTCGGCGCGCTGCTGAAGGTCTGGCCGGTGCTGCTGCTCCTCGGCACGCCGCGCGGCCGGTGGACCCGCGTGTCGTGGCTGTGGGCCGTCCTCACGGGCGCGGCGGTGGTGCTGGTGTGCGCGCTGTACGGCCCCGGCGGCTTCGCCTTCCTCACCTTCCAGCGCGCCCGGGGCACCGAGGTGGAGTCGCTGGGGTCCCTGGTCTTCCACATCGCCCGGCACTACGGCTGGCAGGGCCAGGTGCTGCTGAACTACGGCTCGGTCGAGTTCGTCGGCCCCTACGTGTCGCTCGTCTCGGACATCGCGATGGGGCTGACGGCGCTCGGCTTGTGCTGGCTGCTGTGGTGGCGGGTGCGGGCCCGGGTCTTCACGGCGGCGACGCTGTGCGACGCGGCGTTCGTGGCGGTCCTGGTGTTCACGACGACGAGCCGGGTCATCAGCCCCCAGTACATGCTGTGGCTGGTGGGGCTCGCCGCGGTGTGCATGGTGGTGCGGGAGAGCGTCATGGCGCTGCCCGCGGCGTTCGTGCTGCTGGCGACGGCGGTGACCCTGCTGGAGTTCCCCGGCGGCTTCGGGCACGTGGTGGGCAGCGACGTCCAGGGAATCACCCTGATCGTGCTGCGCAACGGCCTGCTGGTGGCCGCGACCCTCACCGGCGCCCGGCTGCTGTGGAAGGGCACGGTGAGCGGCACGCCGACGGGCGGGGTCGCGGCGGCGGTCGACCGGGAGCCCGTCAGCCC
- a CDS encoding glycosyltransferase family 4 protein — MRKTLIVTNDFPPRPGGIQSFLHNMALRLDPDRLVVYASTWKRSAEGREATAAFDAEQPFTVVRDPATMLLPTPRVRRRAAGLLREHGCESVWFGAAAPLGLMAPALRSAGARRLVATTHGHEAAWAQLPGSRQLLRRIGEGTDTLTYLGEYTRSRIAAALTPAAAERMVRLPPGVDEKTFHPDSGGAAVRERLGLSERPVVVCVSRLVPRKGQDTLIDAMPTILSAVPDAVLLIVGGGPYEKSLRERASRAGVAPSVRFTGAVPWAELPAHHGAGDVFAMPCRTRRGGLDVEGLGIVYLEASATGLPVVAGDSGGAPDAVLDGETGWVVHDTEETAARIIRLLADPDLRRRMGERGRSWVEERWRWDLLAERLRELL; from the coding sequence ATGCGCAAGACCCTGATCGTGACCAATGACTTCCCGCCGAGGCCCGGCGGGATCCAGTCGTTCCTGCACAACATGGCGCTACGCCTGGACCCGGACCGCCTCGTCGTCTACGCCTCCACCTGGAAGCGGAGCGCCGAGGGCAGGGAGGCGACGGCGGCGTTCGACGCGGAACAGCCCTTCACCGTGGTCCGCGACCCCGCGACGATGCTGCTGCCGACGCCGCGCGTGAGGCGGCGCGCGGCCGGGCTGCTGCGCGAGCACGGCTGCGAGTCCGTGTGGTTCGGGGCGGCGGCGCCGCTCGGCCTGATGGCGCCCGCGCTGCGCTCGGCGGGCGCGCGGCGCCTCGTCGCCACGACCCACGGCCACGAGGCGGCCTGGGCCCAGCTGCCCGGCTCGCGGCAACTGCTGCGCCGTATCGGCGAGGGCACGGACACCCTCACCTACCTCGGTGAGTACACCCGCTCGCGGATCGCGGCGGCGCTGACGCCCGCCGCGGCCGAGCGGATGGTGCGACTGCCGCCGGGTGTCGACGAGAAGACGTTCCACCCGGACTCGGGAGGGGCGGCCGTGCGGGAGCGGCTCGGGCTCAGCGAGCGGCCGGTCGTCGTGTGCGTCTCCCGGCTCGTCCCGCGCAAGGGCCAGGACACGCTGATCGACGCGATGCCGACGATCCTGTCGGCGGTGCCCGACGCGGTGCTGCTGATCGTGGGCGGCGGCCCCTACGAGAAGTCCCTGCGCGAACGGGCGTCGCGGGCCGGCGTCGCCCCCTCGGTGCGCTTCACCGGCGCGGTCCCCTGGGCGGAACTGCCCGCCCACCACGGCGCCGGTGACGTCTTCGCGATGCCCTGCCGCACCCGCAGGGGCGGTCTCGACGTCGAGGGCCTCGGCATCGTCTACCTGGAGGCGTCCGCGACGGGCCTGCCGGTGGTGGCGGGCGACTCGGGCGGCGCGCCGGACGCGGTGCTCGACGGCGAGACCGGATGGGTGGTCCACGACACCGAGGAGACCGCCGCGCGGATCATCCGCCTGCTGGCCGACCCGGACCTGCGGCGGCGGATGGGCGAGCGCGGCAGGAGCTGGGTCGAGGAACGCTGGCGCTGGGACCTGCTCGCGGAAAGGCTGCGGGAACTGCTGTAA
- a CDS encoding AMP-dependent synthetase/ligase has protein sequence MREFSLPALYEVPSDGTLTDLVRRNAAQHPDTPLFGRKVDGVWSDVTAREFRDDVSAAAKGLIAAGIEPGDRVAVMSRTRYEWVRLDFAIWSVGAVTVPVYDTSSAEQVRWMLGDSGAVAAVVETKDHATALESVRLRLPALREVWCLDAGGLDTLLAAGAEVSETTAEERSAGGKADDPATIVYTSGTTGRPKGCVLTHRSFFAECGNIVERLKPLFRTGDSSLLLFLPAAHVFGRIVQLACVMAPVKLGCLEDTKNLTEELAAFRPTLILGVPRVFEKVYNAARMKAYEEGKGAIFDRAAHTAVAYSHALDTPAGPSLSLRLRHRLFDRLVYSRLRAVLGGRGEYAISGGAPLGERLGHFFRGIGFTVLEGYGLTESCGATTFNPWDRQKIGTVGQPLPGSVIRIDDDGEVLLHGEHLFTEYWNNPEASAEALADGWFRTGDLGTLDGDGYLTITGRKKEILVTAGGKNVAPAVLEDRIRAHALVAECMVVGDGRPFVGALITLDEEFLARWAREHGRPRDTTVAALRLDPELLAEIQRAVDEGNTQVSKAESVRKFRILTHQFTEEDGHLTPSLKLKRNVVTKDFADEIEALYTT, from the coding sequence TTGCGCGAGTTCAGTCTTCCGGCCCTGTACGAGGTCCCGTCGGACGGCACTCTGACGGATCTCGTCCGCCGCAATGCCGCGCAACACCCCGACACCCCCCTGTTCGGCCGCAAAGTCGACGGCGTCTGGAGCGATGTGACGGCGCGGGAGTTCCGCGACGACGTCAGCGCCGCGGCCAAGGGCCTGATCGCGGCGGGCATCGAGCCGGGCGACCGGGTCGCCGTGATGTCCCGTACACGCTACGAGTGGGTAAGGCTCGACTTCGCGATCTGGAGCGTCGGCGCGGTCACCGTGCCCGTGTACGACACCAGCTCCGCCGAGCAGGTGCGCTGGATGCTCGGCGACTCGGGCGCGGTCGCCGCCGTCGTCGAGACCAAGGACCACGCGACCGCGCTGGAGTCCGTGCGGCTGCGGCTGCCCGCCCTGCGGGAGGTCTGGTGCCTCGACGCGGGCGGCCTCGACACGCTCCTCGCGGCGGGCGCCGAGGTGAGCGAGACGACGGCGGAGGAACGCTCGGCGGGCGGCAAGGCCGACGATCCGGCGACGATCGTCTACACGTCGGGGACGACGGGCCGGCCCAAGGGCTGCGTGCTGACCCACCGCAGCTTCTTCGCGGAGTGCGGCAACATCGTGGAACGGCTCAAGCCCCTGTTCCGCACCGGGGACTCGTCCCTGCTGCTGTTCCTGCCCGCCGCCCACGTGTTCGGCCGGATCGTGCAGCTCGCCTGCGTGATGGCGCCGGTCAAGCTGGGATGCCTGGAGGACACGAAGAACCTGACCGAGGAGCTGGCGGCGTTCCGCCCCACGCTGATCCTGGGCGTGCCACGTGTGTTCGAGAAGGTCTACAACGCGGCCCGCATGAAGGCGTACGAGGAGGGCAAGGGCGCGATCTTCGACCGCGCGGCGCACACCGCCGTCGCGTACAGCCACGCCCTGGACACGCCCGCCGGGCCGTCCCTGAGCCTGCGCCTGCGCCACCGCCTCTTCGACCGGCTCGTCTACTCCAGACTGCGGGCGGTCCTCGGCGGACGCGGCGAGTACGCGATCTCCGGCGGCGCGCCCCTGGGCGAGCGGCTCGGCCACTTCTTCCGCGGCATCGGCTTCACCGTGCTGGAGGGCTACGGCCTGACGGAGTCGTGCGGCGCGACGACGTTCAACCCCTGGGACCGCCAGAAGATCGGCACGGTCGGGCAGCCGCTGCCGGGCTCCGTCATCCGCATCGACGACGACGGCGAGGTGCTGCTGCACGGCGAGCACCTGTTCACGGAGTACTGGAACAACCCGGAGGCGAGCGCCGAGGCCCTGGCCGACGGCTGGTTCCGCACGGGTGACCTGGGCACGCTCGACGGGGACGGCTACCTGACGATCACCGGCAGGAAGAAGGAGATCCTGGTCACCGCGGGCGGCAAGAACGTGGCGCCCGCCGTCCTGGAGGACCGGATCAGGGCGCACGCGCTGGTCGCCGAATGCATGGTGGTGGGTGACGGCCGCCCCTTCGTGGGCGCGCTGATCACCCTGGACGAGGAGTTCCTGGCCCGCTGGGCCCGGGAGCACGGCCGCCCCAGGGACACGACGGTGGCGGCGCTGCGGCTCGACCCGGAACTGCTGGCGGAGATCCAGCGGGCCGTGGACGAGGGCAACACCCAGGTGTCGAAGGCGGAGTCGGTACGCAAGTTCCGCATCCTGACGCACCAGTTCACCGAGGAGGACGGCCACCTGACGCCGTCGCTGAAACTGAAGCGCAACGTGGTGACGAAGGACTTCGCGGACGAGATCGAGGCCCTGTACACGACGTGA
- a CDS encoding metallophosphoesterase family protein, with translation MVSDVHGNAAGLAGAGEGADALVCLGDLVLFLDYADHSRGIFPDLFGVENADRLVELRTARRFEEARVFGAELWQGLASTPAAAIEAAVRRQYAELFGAMPDPTYATYGNVDMPTLWDEFAGPGTTVLDGERAEIGGLVFGFVGGGLRTPMRTPYEISDEEYAAKVEALGDVDVLCSHIPPDVPDLTYDVVARRFERGSAALLDAIHRTKPRYALFGHVHQPLAARMRIGATECVNVGHFASTGRPWVLQW, from the coding sequence GTGGTGAGTGACGTCCACGGCAACGCGGCGGGACTCGCTGGGGCGGGTGAGGGCGCCGACGCCCTCGTCTGCCTCGGCGACCTTGTTCTCTTCCTCGACTACGCGGACCACTCGCGGGGCATCTTCCCCGACCTCTTCGGCGTCGAGAACGCCGACCGGCTCGTCGAACTGCGCACCGCCCGCCGCTTCGAGGAGGCGCGCGTGTTCGGCGCGGAGCTGTGGCAGGGGCTCGCGTCCACGCCCGCCGCCGCGATCGAGGCGGCGGTGCGCCGCCAGTACGCGGAACTGTTCGGCGCCATGCCGGACCCGACGTACGCCACCTACGGCAACGTCGACATGCCGACCCTCTGGGACGAGTTCGCGGGGCCCGGTACCACCGTCCTCGACGGCGAGCGCGCCGAGATCGGCGGTCTCGTCTTCGGCTTCGTCGGCGGCGGACTGCGCACCCCCATGCGCACGCCCTACGAGATCTCCGACGAGGAGTACGCGGCCAAGGTCGAGGCGCTCGGCGACGTCGACGTCCTGTGCTCGCACATCCCGCCGGACGTGCCCGACCTGACCTACGACGTCGTCGCGCGCCGCTTCGAACGCGGCAGCGCGGCCCTGCTCGACGCCATCCACCGCACGAAACCCCGCTACGCCCTGTTCGGCCACGTCCACCAGCCGCTCGCCGCGCGGATGCGGATCGGCGCGACGGAGTGTGTGAACGTCGGCCACTTCGCCTCGACCGGCCGGCCCTGGGTCCTTCAGTGGTGA
- a CDS encoding SRPBCC family protein translates to MAEHTISSITIEAAPAVVMAVIADFARYPEWTGEVKEAEVLSAGADGRAEQVRLVLDAGAIKDDHTLAYTWKKDEVSWTLVKSQMLRSLDGSYRLAPVDGGGRTEVTYQLAVDVKIPLLGMIKRKAEKVIIDRALAGLKKRVESAEGAGA, encoded by the coding sequence ATGGCGGAACACACGATTTCGAGCATCACGATCGAGGCGGCCCCCGCCGTCGTCATGGCGGTGATCGCCGACTTCGCCCGCTACCCGGAGTGGACCGGAGAGGTCAAGGAGGCCGAGGTGCTCTCCGCCGGCGCCGACGGGCGGGCCGAGCAGGTCCGTCTCGTCCTCGACGCGGGCGCCATCAAGGACGACCACACCCTCGCCTACACCTGGAAGAAGGACGAGGTCAGCTGGACCCTCGTCAAGTCCCAGATGCTGCGGTCCCTGGACGGCTCGTACCGGCTGGCCCCCGTCGACGGCGGCGGCCGCACCGAGGTCACCTACCAGCTCGCGGTGGACGTCAAGATCCCGCTGCTGGGTATGATCAAGCGCAAGGCCGAGAAGGTCATCATCGACCGCGCCCTCGCGGGGCTGAAGAAGCGCGTCGAGTCGGCCGAGGGCGCGGGGGCCTGA
- a CDS encoding ArsA family ATPase: MAPRTVLVTGPGGAGRTTVAAATALAATRRGDRTLLLTADAAAATVLLGAAPGPGAGEPARVADGLWAARIDSGEHFRTELLDLQQRIAPALDMLGAPRLRGEELTELPGSDRFALLHALRVAGSGDWDALVVDLPPLPEALAALSLPEELRRYLRRLLPPERQAARALRPMMAQLAGVPMPSTWLYESAARKDTELAAAQLLIADAGTSVRLVVEPGPAAEEALRTARTGLALHGLTADALIANKVLPPAEGHPWLQAATGRQRKSLDAWHGDPAAWPAVYELPHLGREPHGRDDLAALDVPAPDEEAAERASRGDGPTGPDAAAGTAGAAGAWAGRGPGVPGTRAADPWWVEDLRATDGLLVWCLPLPGAVKSELTLVRREHELLLTVGAFRRIVPLSSALLRCTVSGAALTDGMLRVRFTPDPGLWPKDGTAGA; this comes from the coding sequence ATGGCCCCCCGCACGGTCCTCGTCACCGGCCCCGGCGGCGCGGGCCGTACGACCGTGGCGGCGGCCACCGCCCTCGCGGCCACCCGGCGCGGCGACCGCACCCTGCTGCTCACCGCCGACGCAGCGGCCGCCACCGTCCTGCTCGGCGCCGCCCCGGGCCCCGGCGCCGGGGAGCCGGCACGCGTCGCCGACGGCCTGTGGGCCGCCCGGATCGACTCGGGTGAGCACTTCCGTACGGAGCTCCTCGACCTCCAGCAGCGGATCGCGCCCGCGCTCGACATGCTCGGCGCGCCCCGGCTGCGCGGCGAGGAGCTGACCGAACTGCCCGGCAGTGACCGCTTCGCCCTGCTGCACGCGCTGCGCGTGGCCGGGTCCGGCGACTGGGACGCACTCGTCGTCGACCTGCCGCCCCTGCCCGAGGCGCTCGCCGCCCTCAGCCTCCCCGAGGAACTCCGCCGTTATCTGCGGCGGTTGCTGCCCCCGGAGCGGCAGGCCGCTCGGGCGCTGCGCCCGATGATGGCGCAGCTCGCCGGCGTCCCCATGCCGTCCACGTGGCTGTACGAGAGCGCCGCGCGCAAGGACACCGAACTCGCCGCCGCACAGCTCCTGATCGCGGACGCCGGGACCTCGGTGCGGCTCGTCGTGGAACCCGGCCCCGCCGCCGAGGAGGCGCTGCGCACCGCGCGGACCGGGCTCGCCCTGCACGGGCTGACCGCCGACGCGCTCATCGCCAACAAGGTCCTGCCGCCGGCCGAGGGTCACCCCTGGCTCCAGGCGGCGACCGGACGCCAGCGCAAGAGCCTCGACGCGTGGCACGGCGACCCCGCGGCCTGGCCGGCCGTGTACGAGCTGCCGCACCTGGGCCGCGAGCCGCACGGACGGGACGATCTGGCGGCGCTGGACGTACCGGCCCCCGACGAGGAAGCTGCCGAGCGCGCCTCCCGGGGCGACGGGCCGACCGGACCGGACGCGGCTGCCGGGACGGCCGGGGCCGCCGGGGCCTGGGCCGGGAGGGGACCGGGAGTGCCGGGGACCCGGGCGGCCGACCCCTGGTGGGTCGAGGACCTGCGGGCCACCGACGGGCTCCTCGTGTGGTGCCTGCCCCTGCCGGGAGCGGTCAAGAGCGAACTGACACTCGTTCGCAGGGAGCACGAACTGCTGCTGACCGTCGGAGCGTTCCGCCGGATCGTGCCGCTGTCCTCGGCGCTGCTCCGCTGCACCGTCTCCGGCGCGGCCCTCACCGACGGCATGCTGCGGGTGCGCTTCACGCCCGATCCCGGACTGTGGCCGAAGGACGGGACCGCGGGAGCCTGA
- a CDS encoding DUF5304 domain-containing protein: protein MSDTSERPDGDPDAWATACGEDLAAEKVRRRAVYGPPPASAADELRKFADAVADKLTSVGNPLFGMAAQGAVQQFLNQAKAAVEPVIERNPGFFDHLAAAGNELLAAYRSAVEDQEGRWTRGAATDDAATRPGPDGGSAGGDGTTPEGAGSSDLSGGGGGKTLDPKDDRQSLDPSDPRDERPGPDGHIDLD from the coding sequence ATGAGTGACACGAGCGAGCGGCCCGACGGCGACCCGGATGCCTGGGCGACGGCGTGCGGGGAGGACCTGGCAGCGGAGAAGGTACGGCGCCGCGCGGTGTACGGGCCGCCGCCCGCCTCCGCCGCCGACGAACTGCGCAAGTTCGCCGACGCGGTCGCCGACAAACTGACGTCCGTGGGCAACCCGCTCTTCGGGATGGCCGCGCAGGGCGCCGTCCAGCAGTTCCTCAACCAGGCCAAGGCCGCCGTCGAGCCGGTGATCGAACGCAACCCCGGCTTCTTCGACCACCTCGCCGCCGCGGGCAACGAACTGCTCGCCGCGTACCGCTCCGCCGTCGAGGACCAGGAGGGCCGCTGGACGCGCGGCGCCGCCACCGACGACGCGGCGACCCGACCGGGCCCGGACGGCGGGAGTGCGGGCGGCGACGGCACGACGCCCGAAGGGGCCGGGTCATCCGACCTTTCCGGTGGCGGCGGCGGCAAGACGCTCGACCCGAAGGACGACCGGCAGTCGCTCGACCCGTCCGACCCGCGCGACGAACGCCCCGGTCCCGACGGTCACATCGACCTGGACTGA
- a CDS encoding ROK family glucokinase: protein MGLTIGVDIGGTKIAAGVVDEEGTIRDVHKVPTPDTAESIVDAICSAVSGAGKGHQIEAVGIGAAGYVDDKRATVLFAPNINWRHEPLKDKVEQRVGLPVVVENDANAAAWGEYRFGAGQGHDDVICITLGTGLGGGVIIGNKLRRGRFGVAAEVGHIRVVPDGLLCGCGSQGCWEQYASGRALVRYARQRANAQPENAEALLALGDGTPEGIQGRHVSEAARQGDPVAVDSFRELARWVGSGLADLASLFDPSAFIIGGGVSDEGELVLDPIRKSFRRWLVGGEWRPHAQVLAAQLGGSAGLVGAADLARQG, encoded by the coding sequence ATGGGACTCACCATCGGCGTCGACATCGGCGGCACGAAGATCGCGGCCGGCGTGGTCGACGAAGAGGGCACCATTCGCGATGTGCACAAGGTGCCCACCCCGGACACCGCCGAGAGCATCGTCGACGCGATCTGCTCAGCAGTCTCCGGGGCCGGTAAGGGGCACCAGATCGAGGCCGTCGGCATCGGCGCCGCCGGTTACGTGGACGACAAGCGCGCGACGGTCCTGTTCGCGCCCAACATCAACTGGCGCCACGAACCGCTCAAGGACAAGGTCGAACAGCGGGTCGGCCTGCCGGTGGTCGTCGAGAACGACGCGAACGCCGCCGCCTGGGGCGAGTACAGGTTCGGCGCGGGCCAGGGGCACGACGACGTCATCTGCATCACGCTCGGCACCGGCCTCGGCGGCGGTGTGATCATCGGCAACAAGCTGCGGCGCGGTCGGTTCGGCGTCGCGGCCGAGGTCGGCCACATCCGGGTGGTCCCGGACGGGCTGCTCTGCGGCTGCGGCAGCCAGGGCTGCTGGGAGCAGTACGCGTCGGGCCGCGCGCTCGTGCGGTACGCGCGTCAGCGGGCCAACGCGCAGCCGGAGAACGCGGAGGCGCTCCTCGCGCTGGGCGACGGCACCCCGGAGGGCATCCAGGGCCGGCACGTCAGCGAGGCGGCCCGGCAGGGCGACCCGGTCGCCGTCGACTCGTTCCGCGAGCTGGCGCGCTGGGTGGGCAGCGGTCTCGCCGACCTGGCCTCGCTGTTCGACCCGTCGGCGTTCATCATCGGCGGCGGCGTCTCGGACGAGGGCGAGCTGGTCCTCGACCCGATCCGCAAGTCGTTCAGGCGGTGGCTGGTCGGCGGCGAGTGGCGCCCGCACGCGCAGGTCCTCGCGGCCCAGCTCGGCGGCTCCGCCGGCCTGGTCGGTGCCGCGGACCTGGCCCGTCAGGGCTGA
- a CDS encoding endonuclease/exonuclease/phosphatase family protein produces MAMPPLPDSRTEPDGSAVIRVLSYNIRSMRDDRAALARVIRACEPDLVCIQEAPRFFRWRKYASRLARATDLVVLGGGAPAAGPLLLCSLRATVVSTEDVLLPLTPGLHRRGFATAVVRFGRARLGVVSCHLSLRAGERLEQAGMLLDRLKALDAPHSIAAGDINERPSGRAFRLLADQLQDGWSVAPWGSEHTHGAPTPRQRIDAIFATPGIEVLTCGVPTGLPGLSESDLRGGSDHLPVLATLRVPAP; encoded by the coding sequence ATGGCAATGCCCCCGCTGCCCGACTCCCGTACCGAGCCGGACGGTTCGGCCGTGATCCGAGTGCTCAGTTACAACATCCGCTCGATGCGCGACGACCGTGCTGCCCTGGCACGCGTGATCAGGGCCTGCGAGCCCGACCTGGTCTGCATCCAGGAGGCTCCCCGCTTCTTCCGCTGGCGCAAGTACGCGTCCCGGCTGGCCCGCGCGACGGACCTCGTCGTCCTCGGTGGCGGCGCCCCCGCCGCGGGACCGCTGCTCCTGTGCTCGCTGCGCGCCACGGTCGTATCGACCGAGGACGTCCTGCTGCCGCTGACCCCCGGCCTGCACCGGCGGGGCTTCGCCACGGCGGTCGTACGGTTCGGGCGGGCGCGCCTCGGCGTGGTGAGCTGCCACCTCAGCCTGCGGGCGGGGGAGCGGCTGGAGCAGGCGGGCATGCTGCTCGACCGGCTGAAGGCGCTCGACGCGCCGCACTCGATCGCGGCCGGCGACATCAACGAGCGCCCGTCGGGGCGCGCCTTCCGTCTGCTGGCGGACCAGCTCCAGGACGGCTGGTCGGTGGCGCCGTGGGGCAGTGAGCACACCCACGGCGCACCCACACCCCGGCAGCGGATCGACGCGATCTTCGCGACGCCCGGCATCGAGGTCCTCACCTGCGGGGTACCGACGGGCCTGCCCGGCCTGAGCGAGTCGGACCTGCGCGGCGGGAGCGACCACCTCCCGGTCCTGGCGACGCTGCGGGTCCCGGCCCCCTGA
- a CDS encoding alpha/beta hydrolase — MPVLPGAEPFRHDGGDVGVLLCHGFTGSPQSLRPWGEYLADRGLTVSLPLLPGHGTRWQDMQLTGWQDWYACVEQALGELRERCERVFVFGLSMGGALSLRLAAKHGAEISGLVLVNPAVRVHGAAAHALPVLRHVVPSTKGLVNDIAKGGGDEIGYDRVPLHAAYSLRRLFALVDGALPQVTQPLLLLRSKQDHVVPAWDAERILSRVSSADVREVMLEQSYHVATLDHDAERVFAQSAAFVARLAPGVGQKGSTGG, encoded by the coding sequence GTGCCGGTCCTTCCAGGAGCCGAGCCGTTTCGCCACGACGGCGGCGATGTCGGTGTCCTTCTCTGTCATGGGTTCACGGGTTCCCCGCAATCCCTGCGTCCATGGGGGGAGTATCTGGCCGACCGCGGGTTGACGGTCTCGCTTCCCCTGCTGCCCGGACACGGCACGCGGTGGCAGGACATGCAGCTGACCGGCTGGCAGGACTGGTACGCGTGCGTCGAACAGGCTCTCGGGGAACTGCGGGAGCGGTGCGAGCGGGTCTTCGTCTTCGGCCTCTCGATGGGAGGGGCGCTGTCGCTGCGGCTCGCGGCCAAGCACGGGGCGGAGATCAGCGGGCTGGTGCTGGTCAATCCCGCCGTGCGGGTACACGGCGCCGCGGCGCACGCGCTGCCGGTGCTGCGCCATGTCGTGCCGTCGACCAAGGGCCTGGTGAACGACATCGCCAAGGGCGGCGGCGACGAGATCGGCTACGACCGGGTGCCGCTGCACGCGGCGTACTCGCTGCGGCGGCTGTTCGCGCTCGTGGACGGGGCACTGCCGCAGGTCACCCAGCCGTTGCTGCTGCTGCGCAGCAAGCAGGACCATGTCGTGCCCGCCTGGGACGCGGAGCGGATCCTCAGCCGTGTCTCCTCGGCGGACGTCCGCGAGGTGATGCTGGAACAGAGCTACCACGTGGCGACGTTGGACCATGACGCGGAGCGCGTCTTCGCACAGAGCGCGGCGTTCGTCGCGCGGCTCGCTCCAGGTGTCGGACAGAAGGGGAGCACGGGTGGCTGA
- a CDS encoding lysophospholipid acyltransferase family protein encodes MIYGAMKVSLGGSLKLAFRPWVEGIENIPCEGPAILASNHLSFSDSFFLPAVLDRKVTFIAKAEYFTSPGVKGKLTAAFFKGMGQLPVDRSGARGAGEAAINSALKVLDRGDLFGIYPEGTRSPDGRLYRGKPGGLARVALLSGAPVIPVAMIDTEKIQPPGKVVPKLMRPGIRIGRPLDFTRYLGMENDRFIHRSVTDQVMYEIMRLSGQEYVDIYATAAKRRIAEAEKGSAAKAAEQRGAAGKPQR; translated from the coding sequence TTGATCTACGGCGCGATGAAGGTCTCCCTCGGCGGCTCGCTGAAGCTCGCCTTCCGACCCTGGGTGGAGGGCATCGAGAACATCCCGTGCGAGGGCCCCGCGATCCTGGCCAGCAACCACCTCTCGTTCTCCGACTCGTTCTTCCTCCCGGCGGTGCTCGATCGCAAGGTCACCTTCATCGCGAAGGCCGAGTACTTCACCTCGCCCGGGGTCAAGGGCAAGCTGACGGCGGCCTTCTTCAAGGGCATGGGCCAGCTGCCGGTGGACAGGTCGGGCGCCCGCGGTGCCGGTGAGGCGGCGATCAACAGCGCCCTGAAGGTGCTGGATCGCGGCGACCTGTTCGGCATCTACCCGGAGGGCACGCGCTCGCCCGACGGCCGCCTCTACCGCGGCAAGCCCGGCGGTCTCGCCCGCGTCGCGCTGCTGAGCGGGGCACCCGTCATCCCCGTGGCGATGATCGACACGGAGAAGATCCAGCCGCCGGGCAAGGTCGTCCCGAAGCTGATGCGCCCCGGTATCAGGATCGGCAGGCCCCTGGACTTCACCCGGTACCTGGGCATGGAGAACGACCGCTTCATCCACAGGTCGGTGACGGACCAGGTGATGTACGAGATCATGAGGCTGTCGGGGCAGGAGTACGTGGACATCTACGCGACGGCCGCGAAGCGGAGGATCGCGGAGGCGGAGAAGGGCTCGGCGGCCAAGGCCGCTGAGCAGCGGGGCGCGGCGGGGAAGCCGCAGCGCTAG